In Apium graveolens cultivar Ventura unplaced genomic scaffold, ASM990537v1 ctg3544, whole genome shotgun sequence, a single genomic region encodes these proteins:
- the LOC141701195 gene encoding uncharacterized protein LOC141701195 — translation MVPINVYLRNGIWDLPSSNHVDIIEVRNIANSVRICRSDVISWDGLLTRNIKITNIWDSVRASNALVPWSDFVWNSFSVPKCSFITWLAILNRLLSKDRMVSFGMQVDPVCILCYNDCESIHHIFSNCPYFDLVRKALHFHFSEDWNDCIQGHFVTSQLKKKELKIAGLFFSTAVYYTWKERNFRLHNPGASNPTLTIISTIRRIVKEKLFSSATFQKWVGLNPSLVLMFY, via the coding sequence ATGGTGCCTATTAATGTCTATCTTCGTAATGGGATTTGGGATCTTCCCTCTTCTAATCATGTGGACATTATTGAGGTCAGAAACATTGCAAATTCGGTTAGGATTTGTAGATCGGATGTTATATCTTGGGATGGTCTTCTCACTCGGAATATTAAGATAACCAATATTTGGGACTCTGTCCGTGCTTCGAATGCTTTAGTGCCCTGGTCGGATTTTGTTTGGAATAGCTTCTCGGTTCCAAAATGCTCTTTTATCACATGGCTTGCTATTCTTAATAGACTTCTATCAAAGGATCGTATGGTTTCATTTGGCATGCAGGTTGATCCGGTTTGTATTCTTTGCTACAATGATTGTGAATCCATCCATCACATTTTCTCAAACTGTCCATATTTTGATCTTGTGCGTAAAGCTCTCCACTTCCATTTCTCGGAAGATTGGAATGACTGCATCCAGGGGCACTTTGTTACTAGCCAATTGAAGAAGAAGGAGTTAAAAATTGCGGGCTTGTTTTTCTCTACTGCCGTGTACTACACATGGAAAGAAAGAAATTTTAGACTCCATAACCCTGGAGCTTCTAATCCTACTTTGACTATTATTAGTACTATTAGACGCATTGTAAAAGAGAAATTGTTCTCTTCGGCTACGTTCCAAAAATGGGTTGGTTTAAACCCTTCTTTGGTTTTAATGTTTTACTAA